One window from the genome of Candidatus Binataceae bacterium encodes:
- a CDS encoding secondary thiamine-phosphate synthase enzyme YjbQ — protein sequence MTDLVVRTHARVELVDITDEVARLVAQSGVRMGLCNLFVTHTTAAVIVSENWDPDVTSDLLRQLERMVPRDGGYRHAEGNAQAHILSVMLGTSVNLPVREARLALGRWQGVMLAEFDGPRERMVVVSVAPLGQ from the coding sequence ATGACGGATCTGGTGGTTCGGACTCACGCGCGCGTCGAGCTGGTCGATATCACGGACGAGGTTGCCCGCCTCGTCGCGCAAAGCGGCGTGCGCATGGGGCTGTGCAACCTGTTCGTGACGCATACGACGGCCGCTGTGATCGTTTCCGAGAATTGGGACCCGGACGTAACTTCCGACCTGCTGCGACAGCTCGAGCGGATGGTCCCGCGCGACGGCGGCTACCGCCATGCCGAGGGCAACGCGCAAGCGCATATCCTGTCTGTGATGCTGGGGACGTCGGTCAATCTCCCGGTGCGCGAGGCGCGGCTTGCACTGGGGCGATGGCAGGGCGTGATGCTTGCGGAGTTCGATGGTCCGCGCGAGCGCATGGTGGTGGTGAGCGTGGCGCCGCTTGGGCAATAG
- a CDS encoding prepilin peptidase, whose product MDQVPAIIGGALALAVGACLSSFAVTAAYRLPRDISLITPGSFCESCQRPVPWWANVPIFAYLALRGRCLMCGAPIAARHLGAELLLALVALYLYVSFPLADAVARLVFVTALVICSLVDYDWRLIPNLVTFAGVPVGFAFAWLAMPEVGWRGSLIGIALGGGFLYVTGFVYQLVRHQEGVGLGDVFLLAMIGAFIGWPGVLFTLFFGALLGSLGGLAVGLFGTPRDAPEPPPAAREFARAPQTAAASGADVRSAAAEPAAAEAAAASAELQAADTERSVSLLMTAVPFGPFLSIAAGVYAVFQPVLTTWYFSR is encoded by the coding sequence GTGGATCAGGTTCCGGCGATAATCGGGGGGGCGCTGGCGCTCGCCGTCGGCGCCTGCCTGAGCAGTTTCGCAGTGACCGCCGCCTACCGTTTGCCGCGCGACATCTCACTGATCACTCCTGGCTCGTTCTGTGAGAGTTGCCAGCGGCCGGTCCCCTGGTGGGCCAATGTTCCGATCTTTGCGTACCTCGCCCTGCGCGGCCGCTGCCTCATGTGCGGCGCACCGATAGCGGCGCGCCATCTGGGCGCCGAGCTTCTGCTGGCGCTGGTCGCGCTGTACCTTTACGTCAGCTTTCCGCTCGCCGACGCGGTTGCGCGTCTGGTCTTTGTCACCGCCCTGGTTATCTGTTCGCTCGTCGATTACGACTGGCGGCTGATCCCTAACCTCGTGACTTTCGCCGGGGTGCCGGTGGGCTTTGCGTTTGCGTGGTTGGCGATGCCGGAGGTGGGATGGCGCGGCTCGCTAATCGGGATCGCGCTCGGCGGCGGTTTCCTGTACGTGACCGGCTTCGTCTATCAGCTGGTGCGTCATCAGGAGGGCGTCGGCTTGGGCGACGTTTTCCTGCTCGCGATGATCGGCGCGTTCATCGGATGGCCCGGCGTGCTGTTCACGCTGTTTTTCGGCGCGTTGCTTGGCTCGCTCGGCGGGCTTGCGGTCGGCCTGTTCGGCACGCCACGGGACGCACCCGAACCTCCTCCCGCGGCGCGCGAGTTCGCACGGGCGCCGCAGACGGCGGCCGCAAGCGGCGCGGACGTCCGCAGCGCCGCCGCCGAGCCTGCCGCTGCCGAGGCTGCCGCAGCGTCGGCGGAGCTTCAGGCCGCGGACACCGAGCGGAGCGTGTCGCTGCTGATGACTGCGGTGCCGTTCGGGCCGTTTTTGTCGATCGCGGCCGGCGTCTATGCCGTCTTTCAGCCGGTCCTTACAACTTGGTATTTTTCCCGTTGA
- the tmk gene encoding dTMP kinase, protein MGAGIFITLEGVEGSGKTTQAALLADELRRRGRRVTLTREPGGTRAGEAIRAIFLDPTISLGIAAELLLVLADRAQHVREKLRPALAAGEIVISDRYSDSTIAYQGYGRGFDLELLAELNHLASNGAQPDLTIVLDCPAEMGLARARTRVRGDARGYDRFEGEDIDFHRRVRQGFLAIAHSEPERVKLIDSTRELSVVTTEILLAVESLVGH, encoded by the coding sequence ATGGGCGCCGGCATTTTCATCACGCTCGAAGGCGTCGAGGGCTCGGGCAAGACCACCCAGGCGGCGCTGCTCGCCGACGAGCTGCGCCGGCGCGGACGGCGCGTGACGCTTACCCGCGAGCCCGGGGGGACCCGCGCGGGCGAAGCGATCCGCGCGATCTTTCTCGATCCCACGATATCGCTGGGTATCGCGGCCGAGCTTCTGCTGGTGCTGGCCGACCGCGCCCAGCACGTGCGCGAGAAGCTGCGTCCCGCACTTGCGGCAGGCGAGATCGTGATCTCCGACCGCTACTCCGATTCGACCATCGCCTACCAGGGTTACGGCCGCGGTTTCGACCTCGAGCTGCTGGCCGAACTCAACCATCTCGCCAGCAACGGCGCGCAGCCCGACCTTACGATCGTGCTCGACTGTCCCGCGGAGATGGGGCTTGCGCGCGCGCGCACCCGGGTGCGCGGCGACGCGCGCGGCTACGACCGTTTCGAGGGCGAGGACATCGACTTCCACCGCCGGGTCCGCCAGGGTTTCCTGGCGATCGCGCACTCCGAGCCGGAGCGGGTCAAGCTGATTGACTCGACGCGCGAACTCTCGGTGGTCACCACCGAGATCCTGCTCGCGGTGGAAAGCCTGGTGGGTCACTGA
- the ricT gene encoding regulatory iron-sulfur-containing complex subunit RicT, which produces MAGEIDPFQGAPEPPRIVAVSFLPVGHLHNYLAGELALKRGDRVVVEGESGLRIGTVEIEPHEPARTLDPASIPPVLRLARDDDLDFEAENLEREAAARRICFHRIRERNLPMKLVSVEYVLDGRKAVFYFAAESRVDFRELVRDLATTLRVRVEMKQIGARDETKVVGAVGPCGRELCCSSWLRDFEAVTVKMAREQGLALNPSRLAGMCGRLKCCLRYEYATYVELRRGLPNVGKRVQSVKGDGKVVRQNILKQTVLIQRDEDGGVVEAAMEDLVAARPQA; this is translated from the coding sequence GTGGCGGGCGAGATCGATCCTTTCCAGGGCGCGCCGGAGCCGCCGCGGATCGTCGCGGTCAGCTTCCTGCCCGTCGGCCATCTCCACAACTATCTCGCCGGCGAGCTTGCGCTCAAGCGCGGCGACCGCGTGGTGGTCGAGGGCGAGTCGGGGCTGCGGATCGGTACGGTCGAGATCGAACCGCATGAGCCAGCGCGGACGCTCGATCCCGCTTCAATACCGCCGGTGCTGCGTCTGGCGCGCGACGACGACCTCGATTTCGAGGCCGAGAACCTCGAGCGCGAGGCGGCCGCGCGCCGCATCTGCTTCCATCGTATCCGCGAGCGCAACCTGCCGATGAAGCTGGTTAGCGTCGAGTACGTCCTCGACGGGCGCAAGGCGGTCTTCTATTTCGCGGCCGAGAGCCGCGTCGATTTCCGCGAGCTGGTGCGCGACCTCGCCACCACGCTGCGCGTGCGGGTCGAGATGAAGCAGATTGGCGCGCGCGACGAGACCAAGGTGGTGGGCGCGGTGGGCCCGTGCGGCCGTGAGCTGTGCTGCTCGTCGTGGTTGCGCGACTTCGAGGCGGTGACGGTCAAGATGGCGCGTGAGCAGGGGCTGGCGCTCAACCCCTCGCGGCTGGCCGGGATGTGCGGGCGGCTGAAGTGCTGCCTGCGCTACGAATACGCGACCTACGTCGAGCTGCGGCGCGGGCTGCCCAACGTCGGCAAGCGCGTGCAGTCGGTCAAGGGCGACGGCAAGGTGGTCCGCCAGAACATCCTCAAGCAGACCGTGCTGATCCAGCGCGACGAGGACGGTGGCGTGGTCGAGGCGGCGATGGAAGACCTGGTCGCCGCCCGCCCGCAGGCTTGA
- the metG gene encoding methionine--tRNA ligase, whose translation MADRIHITTAIFYCNGTPHVGSAYEALAADVFARHQRRRLGRDNVSFLSGTDEHGDKIRRAALAEGLAPKAYTDRMSALFDDAFRGLGVSYDYWVRTTDEVHERWVQEMLRRTHARGDIYFRDYEGLYCVDCERFYTDKELLPGNLCPSHNRAVELISEGNYFLRIEKYREQVLRHIRDHPDFIRPERYRNEALNMLAEPLADLCISRPKARLDWGIELPFDSNYVTYVWYDAFWAYVSHPATRDPAFLEQAWPNTEHFIGKDILKTHAVYWPPILLAAGLPLFRHLNVHGWLNFGGARMSKSSGNVRDPLSYERAFGADVLRYFVMREVVYGLDGDFSEERLVERYNAELANDLGNLASRVLAMAARYFEGEVRAAPGAGAHEADRALCETLAAAPARAGKLVDELAFNRALEAIWQALDAANKYIVATSPFSLAKDKDKLPRVAEILANLLEGLRVIAAGVEPFMPRQAQKLFDLLNVDEAVTSAPFGAGLRPGHRVKPPTPLFPRIEKKDRA comes from the coding sequence ATGGCCGACCGAATCCACATCACCACCGCGATTTTCTATTGCAATGGCACGCCGCACGTCGGCAGCGCGTACGAGGCGCTCGCCGCCGACGTCTTCGCCCGTCATCAGCGCCGCCGGCTCGGGCGCGACAACGTCAGCTTCCTGAGCGGCACCGACGAGCACGGCGACAAGATCCGCCGGGCGGCGCTCGCCGAGGGCCTTGCGCCCAAGGCCTACACCGATCGGATGAGCGCGCTGTTCGACGACGCCTTTCGCGGGCTCGGCGTGAGCTACGACTACTGGGTGCGCACCACCGACGAGGTCCACGAGCGCTGGGTGCAGGAGATGCTGCGGCGCACGCACGCCCGCGGCGACATCTACTTCAGAGACTACGAGGGCCTGTACTGCGTCGATTGCGAGCGCTTCTATACCGACAAGGAGCTGCTGCCGGGCAACCTCTGCCCGTCGCATAACCGCGCGGTCGAGCTGATCAGCGAGGGCAACTACTTCCTGCGGATCGAGAAGTACCGCGAGCAGGTCTTGCGCCACATCCGCGACCACCCCGACTTCATCCGCCCCGAGCGCTACCGCAACGAGGCGCTCAACATGCTGGCAGAGCCGCTCGCCGACCTCTGCATCTCGCGCCCCAAGGCGCGGCTGGACTGGGGAATCGAGCTGCCGTTCGATTCCAACTACGTCACCTACGTGTGGTATGACGCGTTCTGGGCCTACGTCAGCCATCCGGCGACGCGCGATCCCGCTTTCCTCGAACAGGCCTGGCCCAACACCGAGCACTTCATCGGCAAAGACATCTTGAAGACCCACGCGGTGTACTGGCCGCCGATCCTGCTCGCCGCCGGGCTGCCGCTGTTCCGCCATCTCAACGTCCACGGATGGCTCAACTTCGGCGGCGCGCGGATGTCGAAGAGCTCGGGCAACGTGCGCGACCCGCTCTCCTACGAGCGGGCGTTCGGCGCCGACGTCCTGCGCTATTTCGTGATGCGCGAGGTGGTGTACGGGCTCGACGGCGACTTTTCCGAAGAGCGGCTGGTCGAGCGCTACAACGCCGAGCTCGCCAACGACCTGGGCAACCTGGCGAGCCGAGTGCTCGCGATGGCGGCGCGGTACTTCGAGGGCGAGGTCCGTGCGGCGCCGGGAGCGGGCGCCCACGAGGCGGACCGCGCGCTGTGCGAGACGCTCGCTGCGGCGCCGGCGCGCGCAGGCAAGTTGGTTGATGAGCTCGCGTTCAATCGCGCGCTCGAAGCGATCTGGCAGGCGCTCGACGCCGCGAACAAGTATATCGTAGCGACCTCTCCGTTTTCGCTGGCCAAGGACAAGGACAAGCTACCGCGTGTCGCAGAGATTCTCGCCAACCTGCTAGAGGGGCTGCGCGTGATCGCGGCCGGGGTGGAGCCGTTCATGCCGCGCCAGGCGCAGAAGCTGTTCGACCTGCTCAACGTTGACGAGGCTGTGACGTCCGCGCCGTTCGGCGCCGGTCTCAGGCCGGGCCATCGCGTCAAGCCGCCGACGCCGCTCTTCCCCCGCATCGAAAAGAAAGACCGCGCGTAG
- the priA gene encoding primosomal protein N', with amino-acid sequence MQARVIPIGAARGVGELTYAIPAALEGRVGRGHRVIVPLRARRLTGIVTAVGEALDSGGAAPKPILELPEALPLYDDAHLRLIEFMASYYMAPIGEAMRSVIPALARIESRKVYRLAAPPDPLRRATMSAVERAIVNALARRAMTARELARLGERREISALLGRLVAEGMVEAADATRGRHREALAVRLAPDAVGAAANLRGARQRAVLEALNEVAPEPLALDELEERIAGARAIVHALRRRGLVAIESASAAGALARTDSAKESAVVSGSSEQAYELTPEQALVLETITPAVTQRRFATYLLWGVTASGKTEVYLKLAAAALEAGRQVLVLVPEIALADQIVRSFRARFGPLVAVAHSAQNLSERWASWMAALGGQARLMIGPRSAIFAPLSGLGLIIVDEEHDPAYKQEEGIRYHARDLAVMLGQLAGCPVVLGSATPSAESFFNARRGRYRLVRMTRRVMERAMAEVEIVDLRQEFARREAAEARGKKDGTGEARGPQAVPLSTPLLNALRANLAAGGQSVVFLNRRGFHNFLQCHLCGVVLSCANCSVSMTFHLRDRSLRCHWCGARQPAPERCPECGGWGLVGQGFGTERLAAALSEALEGARIERMDSDTSGRRGVRLSMVERLRRGEIDVMVGTQMITKGFDLPGVTLVGVVLADLGLNLPDFRSAERTFQLLTQVAGRAGRGERPGRVLIQTYAPHHYSIRAARDQDYERFIRRELRLRQELGWPPFARMALVRIEGAEAAAVAATAQRAAAALRAQVKDDAMRVLGPAPAPIERLRARYRWQVVVKSQEQAAMRAALGAMLARLGPREARAGILVGVDIDPVNML; translated from the coding sequence ATGCAGGCCAGGGTGATTCCAATCGGCGCGGCGCGCGGCGTCGGCGAGCTGACCTACGCGATCCCGGCCGCGCTCGAGGGGCGCGTCGGACGCGGCCATCGCGTGATCGTCCCGCTGCGCGCGCGCCGGCTGACAGGAATCGTCACCGCAGTCGGCGAGGCGCTCGACAGCGGGGGCGCCGCGCCCAAGCCGATTCTGGAGCTGCCCGAGGCGCTCCCGCTCTACGACGATGCCCACCTGCGCCTGATCGAGTTCATGGCGTCGTACTACATGGCGCCGATCGGCGAGGCGATGCGCAGCGTGATCCCGGCGCTCGCCCGGATCGAGTCGCGCAAGGTCTATCGGCTTGCAGCGCCGCCCGATCCGCTCAGGCGCGCGACGATGTCGGCGGTCGAGCGCGCGATCGTCAATGCGCTGGCGCGCCGCGCGATGACGGCGCGCGAGCTCGCGCGGCTTGGCGAGCGGCGCGAGATCTCCGCCCTCCTCGGCCGCCTCGTCGCGGAGGGGATGGTCGAGGCGGCGGACGCCACCCGTGGACGCCATCGCGAGGCCCTTGCGGTGCGTCTTGCGCCAGACGCCGTCGGAGCGGCCGCGAACTTGCGCGGCGCACGGCAGCGCGCCGTGCTTGAAGCGCTTAACGAAGTGGCGCCGGAGCCGCTCGCCCTCGACGAACTGGAAGAGCGGATAGCCGGTGCGCGTGCGATCGTGCACGCGCTCAGGCGCCGCGGCCTCGTGGCGATCGAATCGGCCTCCGCGGCGGGCGCTTTGGCGCGAACGGACAGCGCGAAAGAGAGCGCTGTCGTCTCGGGAAGCAGCGAGCAGGCGTACGAACTGACGCCCGAACAGGCGCTCGTGCTGGAAACGATCACGCCGGCCGTCACACAGCGGCGTTTCGCAACCTATCTGCTGTGGGGCGTCACCGCGAGCGGCAAGACCGAGGTCTATCTGAAGCTCGCGGCGGCGGCGCTGGAGGCCGGGCGGCAGGTGCTGGTGCTGGTGCCCGAGATCGCGCTCGCCGATCAGATCGTCCGATCGTTCCGCGCCCGTTTCGGCCCGCTGGTCGCGGTCGCGCACAGTGCGCAGAACCTGTCCGAGCGATGGGCGAGCTGGATGGCGGCGCTTGGCGGGCAGGCGCGGCTCATGATCGGCCCGCGCTCGGCGATCTTCGCGCCGCTGAGCGGGCTTGGCCTTATCATCGTCGATGAAGAGCACGACCCCGCCTACAAGCAGGAGGAGGGAATCCGCTACCACGCGCGCGACCTCGCGGTGATGCTCGGACAGCTAGCCGGATGCCCGGTCGTGCTGGGTTCGGCCACGCCGTCAGCGGAGTCGTTCTTCAACGCGCGGCGCGGCCGCTACCGGCTGGTGCGGATGACACGGCGGGTGATGGAGCGCGCGATGGCCGAGGTCGAGATCGTTGATCTGCGCCAGGAATTCGCGCGCAGGGAGGCGGCCGAGGCGCGCGGCAAAAAGGACGGCACGGGCGAGGCGCGCGGACCCCAGGCGGTGCCGCTTTCCACTCCGCTGCTCAATGCGCTGCGCGCCAATCTGGCCGCTGGCGGACAGAGCGTCGTCTTTCTCAACCGGCGCGGCTTCCACAATTTCCTCCAATGCCATCTCTGCGGGGTGGTCCTGTCCTGCGCGAATTGCAGCGTCAGCATGACCTTCCATCTGCGCGACCGTTCGCTCAGATGCCATTGGTGCGGCGCGCGCCAGCCCGCGCCGGAGAGATGTCCCGAATGCGGCGGCTGGGGCCTCGTTGGCCAGGGCTTTGGCACCGAGCGTCTGGCGGCCGCGCTCAGCGAGGCGCTCGAAGGGGCGCGGATTGAGCGGATGGACAGCGACACCAGCGGGCGGCGCGGGGTGCGGCTGAGCATGGTCGAGCGGCTGCGCCGCGGTGAGATCGACGTGATGGTCGGCACGCAGATGATCACCAAGGGTTTCGACCTGCCCGGAGTGACGCTCGTCGGCGTGGTGCTCGCCGACTTGGGCCTCAATTTGCCCGACTTCCGCTCGGCCGAGCGGACGTTCCAGTTGCTGACCCAGGTGGCAGGGCGGGCCGGGCGCGGCGAGCGACCGGGCCGCGTGCTGATACAGACCTACGCGCCGCATCATTACAGCATCCGCGCCGCGCGCGACCAGGATTACGAGCGCTTCATCCGGCGTGAGCTGCGCCTGCGGCAAGAATTGGGATGGCCGCCGTTTGCGCGGATGGCACTGGTGCGAATCGAGGGGGCGGAGGCGGCAGCGGTGGCCGCGACGGCGCAACGGGCGGCGGCCGCGCTGCGGGCGCAGGTTAAGGACGACGCGATGCGCGTGCTGGGGCCCGCGCCGGCGCCGATCGAACGGCTGCGCGCGCGCTACCGATGGCAGGTCGTGGTGAAATCGCAGGAGCAGGCCGCGATGCGCGCGGCGCTCGGCGCGATGCTTGCGCGGCTGGGCCCACGCGAAGCACGCGCGGGCATCCTCGTCGGCGTCGACATCGACCCGGTCAATATGCTGTAA
- a CDS encoding heavy metal-binding domain-containing protein — MDNDAVLVTTTNDAPGYRIVAVYGEVFGLICRARNVFSNVGAGLRTLFGGEVGAYTQLLSDSRVQAIERLRLAALEKGANAVVAMRFDCNEIGNIMSEIAAYGTAVRIEKL, encoded by the coding sequence ATGGACAACGACGCGGTCTTGGTCACCACCACCAACGACGCTCCCGGCTACAGGATCGTCGCCGTTTACGGCGAAGTCTTCGGCCTCATCTGCCGGGCGCGCAATGTCTTCTCCAACGTCGGCGCCGGATTGCGCACGCTCTTCGGCGGCGAGGTCGGCGCCTATACCCAGCTGCTTTCGGACAGCCGGGTCCAGGCGATTGAGCGGCTGCGCCTGGCGGCGCTGGAGAAGGGCGCCAACGCGGTGGTCGCGATGCGCTTCGACTGCAACGAGATCGGCAACATCATGAGCGAGATCGCCGCCTACGGCACAGCGGTCCGGATCGAGAAGCTCTAG
- a CDS encoding alpha/beta hydrolase, with amino-acid sequence MVAQERAAIPQPNTVVDAVMDDGAVIRLRRYGVAEGPRLALSHGNGLAIDGYFPFWRLLLDRYDLILYDFRNHGRNPVHDPPNHHWRQFIRDDERVWDTIRDRFGARPVAGVFHSLSAVTAVMHTLEMGRRWDPLVLFDPPIHPREGHPLQPIQKEHEDDIAERARRRTERYGDPSELAATFARLPQFRLWRPEAYELMARATLRRDERAGDWTLACPRELEAHVFSSNRDPTIWPRMANLPVPCKLICGDPESDFKQPPALIGRAIAGETPCEYEAIPGTTHFLQIERPEECVRAMESFLRKHRFVD; translated from the coding sequence ATGGTTGCTCAAGAGCGGGCGGCGATTCCGCAGCCGAATACGGTGGTCGATGCCGTGATGGACGACGGCGCGGTAATTCGCCTGCGCCGCTACGGCGTGGCGGAGGGGCCGCGGCTTGCGCTCAGCCACGGCAACGGGCTGGCGATCGACGGCTACTTCCCTTTTTGGCGGCTGCTGCTCGACCGCTACGACCTCATCCTTTACGATTTTCGCAACCACGGCCGGAATCCCGTTCACGACCCGCCCAACCATCACTGGCGCCAATTCATTCGCGACGACGAGCGCGTCTGGGATACGATCCGCGACCGCTTTGGCGCCCGGCCGGTTGCCGGCGTCTTTCACTCGCTGTCGGCGGTCACCGCCGTGATGCATACGCTGGAAATGGGCCGGCGGTGGGATCCGCTGGTGCTCTTCGATCCGCCGATCCATCCACGCGAGGGCCACCCCTTGCAGCCGATTCAGAAGGAGCACGAGGACGATATCGCCGAACGCGCGCGCCGCCGCACCGAACGCTACGGCGATCCCTCCGAGCTCGCGGCCACCTTCGCCCGCCTGCCGCAGTTCCGGCTATGGCGGCCGGAAGCGTACGAGCTGATGGCGCGTGCGACGCTCAGGCGCGACGAGCGCGCGGGTGACTGGACCCTGGCGTGCCCGCGCGAGTTGGAGGCGCACGTCTTCTCGAGTAACCGCGACCCCACGATCTGGCCGCGGATGGCGAATTTGCCCGTGCCGTGCAAGCTCATCTGCGGCGACCCCGAAAGCGATTTCAAGCAACCGCCGGCGCTTATCGGGCGCGCGATTGCCGGCGAGACGCCGTGCGAGTACGAGGCGATCCCCGGCACCACGCACTTTCTGCAAATCGAACGTCCTGAGGAATGCGTGCGCGCGATGGAGTCGTTTTTGCGCAAGCATCGGTTTGTTGACTAG
- the def gene encoding peptide deformylase — translation MALLKILKFPDPALKEPARAVENIDGGLAGFIDSMVQTMYAAPGVGLAAPQVGDHRRLIVLDTDHDNPGKHLLKLINPRIVEAEGSITWEEGCLSVIDFTADVKRAARVLVRAWTPEEKEIEVEGSDLLAVALQHELDHLDGKLFIDRISRLKRELYRRKLAKLIKEGKADGQRPSSLRI, via the coding sequence ATGGCGCTGCTCAAGATCCTCAAGTTTCCGGACCCGGCGCTCAAGGAGCCTGCGCGGGCGGTGGAAAACATCGACGGCGGGCTCGCCGGCTTTATCGACAGCATGGTGCAGACCATGTACGCGGCGCCTGGGGTGGGTCTTGCCGCGCCTCAGGTCGGTGACCATCGCCGCTTGATCGTGCTCGACACCGATCACGACAACCCCGGCAAGCATCTGCTCAAACTTATCAACCCGCGAATCGTCGAGGCCGAAGGTTCGATCACCTGGGAAGAGGGATGCCTGTCGGTGATCGATTTCACCGCCGACGTCAAACGCGCGGCGCGCGTGCTGGTGCGCGCATGGACGCCGGAGGAGAAGGAGATCGAAGTCGAAGGCTCCGACCTGCTCGCGGTCGCGCTCCAGCACGAGCTCGACCATCTCGACGGCAAGCTCTTCATCGACCGCATCAGCCGCCTCAAGCGCGAACTGTACCGGCGCAAGCTGGCCAAGCTGATAAAGGAGGGCAAGGCCGATGGCCAGCGGCCCTCCAGCCTCCGGATCTGA
- the fmt gene encoding methionyl-tRNA formyltransferase, with translation MASGPPASGSDIGAPLRIVFMGTPALAAHILKRLAAEAARGFEIVGVVTRPDQPRGRGLKLEPSEVGAAAEHLGLTILKPAKIRSPEFLAELRGLDPDLLVVAAYGRILPDAVLEAARIMPINVHASLLPRHRGAAPIEGAILAGDAETGVTIMRITARMDAGPILLKRAIPIAPDETQGTLKDKLAELGAQALLEALEKLRRGELTETPQDENLATYTAPVTKQDAVIDWNADAARIERMVRAYDPWPVARTRLGADELLIWRVAIDSVDASGQAPGTIVRVRPDVAVQCGRGRVLLVEVQAPGRKRMSAVEYMRGRRVVAGQRLG, from the coding sequence ATGGCCAGCGGCCCTCCAGCCTCCGGATCTGACATCGGCGCGCCGCTGAGAATCGTTTTCATGGGCACGCCTGCGCTGGCGGCCCATATCCTCAAGCGCCTGGCCGCCGAAGCCGCGCGCGGATTCGAGATCGTCGGCGTCGTTACGCGTCCCGATCAGCCGCGCGGACGGGGACTCAAGCTGGAACCGAGCGAGGTCGGAGCGGCGGCCGAGCATCTCGGTCTGACCATCCTGAAGCCGGCGAAGATCCGTTCGCCGGAATTCCTCGCCGAACTGCGTGGCCTCGATCCAGACCTGCTCGTGGTGGCTGCCTACGGACGCATTCTTCCCGATGCCGTGCTCGAAGCGGCGCGAATCATGCCGATCAACGTGCACGCCTCACTCCTGCCGCGCCATCGCGGCGCCGCGCCGATCGAGGGCGCGATCCTGGCGGGCGATGCGGAGACCGGCGTCACGATCATGCGGATCACTGCGCGCATGGATGCGGGTCCGATACTGCTCAAGCGGGCGATTCCGATAGCGCCCGATGAAACCCAGGGTACGCTCAAGGACAAGCTGGCGGAACTCGGCGCGCAGGCGCTGCTCGAAGCGCTCGAGAAGCTGCGACGCGGCGAGCTGACCGAAACGCCGCAGGACGAGAACCTTGCGACCTATACCGCTCCGGTCACCAAGCAGGACGCGGTGATTGACTGGAACGCCGATGCCGCGCGGATCGAGCGGATGGTGCGGGCGTACGATCCGTGGCCGGTTGCACGCACGCGTCTGGGCGCGGACGAGCTTCTGATCTGGCGCGTCGCCATCGATAGCGTGGACGCCTCAGGCCAAGCGCCTGGCACGATCGTGCGGGTCCGCCCTGATGTCGCAGTACAATGCGGGCGCGGACGAGTGCTGCTGGTCGAGGTGCAGGCGCCGGGTCGCAAGCGGATGAGTGCGGTGGAGTACATGCGCGGGCGACGAGTCGTCGCGGGCCAGCGGCTGGGATGA